In Bradyrhizobium lablabi, one DNA window encodes the following:
- a CDS encoding lysozyme inhibitor LprI family protein has protein sequence MPFRHLLSLAVALIIAGPLPARADDPAAKDVATIGDCLRKQEKKKGGTSQEAEEAACLMTVAKPCMGGDEASAADRRKIDCLDREQQVWDKIVNDSYKTMMNALDPDQQAKLREMQRSWIQTRDLTCGFWYDYFQGMMANPMIRYCNNRETARRAIFLRVFAADIADRK, from the coding sequence ATGCCATTCCGTCATCTGTTGTCGCTCGCTGTCGCGCTGATCATTGCCGGCCCGCTTCCGGCGCGGGCGGATGATCCGGCGGCAAAGGATGTCGCCACGATCGGCGACTGCCTGCGCAAGCAGGAGAAGAAGAAGGGGGGGACATCGCAGGAAGCCGAAGAGGCGGCCTGCCTCATGACGGTAGCGAAGCCATGCATGGGCGGCGATGAAGCAAGCGCGGCCGACCGGCGCAAGATCGACTGCCTGGATCGCGAGCAGCAGGTCTGGGACAAGATCGTCAACGATTCCTACAAGACCATGATGAACGCGCTCGATCCCGACCAGCAGGCCAAGCTGCGCGAGATGCAGCGATCATGGATCCAGACCCGCGATCTGACCTGCGGGTTCTGGTACGATTATTTCCAGGGCATGATGGCTAATCCGATGATCAGGTATTGCAACAACCGCGAGACCGCCCGGCGCGCGATCTTCCTGCGGGTTTTCGCCGCTGACATCGCGGACCGAAAATAG
- a CDS encoding DMT family transporter — translation MNKKFEKLAARAAPAVFVVLWSTGFIATKYVLRDAEPLTYLAIRMALVVGLMAIIVAIARPRWPDATGIAHSAVAGILVHGIYLGGTAVAISHSIPAGLSALIPGLQPILTSTLANRWLGERVTPLQWGGLLLGLAGVVLILHDRPMSGEAGWGWLASGVSLVSITLGTLYQRRYCGKIDWRAGNLVQYITVTVLYGIGALLFENNVVHWTTEFVLALAWLAVVLSIGSIGLLYWLIRRQAATSVASLFYLVPAVTSAMAYLLFGERLDAVAIAGMVACAAAVFLVNRRG, via the coding sequence ATGAATAAAAAATTCGAAAAACTTGCCGCGCGCGCGGCGCCGGCGGTTTTTGTCGTGCTCTGGAGTACCGGATTCATCGCCACCAAATACGTGCTGCGCGATGCCGAGCCGCTGACCTATCTCGCGATCCGCATGGCCCTGGTGGTTGGCTTGATGGCGATCATCGTCGCGATCGCGCGGCCGCGATGGCCCGACGCAACCGGCATCGCCCACAGCGCGGTTGCGGGCATTCTGGTGCATGGGATTTATCTCGGCGGCACCGCGGTCGCGATTTCGCATTCGATCCCGGCCGGGTTGTCGGCGCTGATACCGGGGCTGCAGCCGATCCTGACCTCGACCTTGGCGAACCGCTGGCTCGGCGAGCGGGTGACGCCGCTGCAATGGGGCGGACTATTGCTCGGTCTCGCAGGCGTGGTGCTGATCCTGCATGACCGTCCGATGAGCGGGGAGGCGGGCTGGGGGTGGCTCGCCTCCGGCGTGTCGCTGGTCAGCATCACCTTAGGGACCCTGTATCAGCGGCGCTATTGCGGCAAGATCGACTGGCGCGCCGGCAATCTCGTGCAATACATCACGGTCACGGTCCTCTATGGCATCGGCGCGCTTCTATTCGAGAACAATGTCGTGCACTGGACCACCGAGTTCGTGCTGGCATTGGCCTGGCTTGCGGTGGTGCTGTCGATCGGATCGATCGGGCTGCTGTACTGGTTGATCCGGCGTCAGGCGGCCACGTCAGTGGCGAGCCTGTTCTATCTGGTGCCGGCGGTGACTTCGGCGATGGCCTATCTCTTGTTCGGCGAACGGCTCGATGCGGTTGCGATCGCGGGCATGGTGGCGTGCGCGGCCGCAGTGTTTCTGGTCAACCGGCGCGGCTAA
- a CDS encoding histone, protein MDDEKPVLEHMTDTMGSAVEATKEAAKTAVKKVKKAVKKTAKKVMPKKAKKAKKAAKKSSAKKSPKKAVKKAPKKAAKKKKKAKKSKR, encoded by the coding sequence ATGGACGACGAGAAACCTGTTCTTGAGCACATGACGGATACGATGGGCAGCGCTGTCGAGGCGACGAAGGAAGCCGCCAAGACGGCGGTCAAGAAGGTCAAGAAAGCCGTCAAGAAGACCGCGAAAAAGGTGATGCCGAAGAAAGCCAAGAAGGCCAAAAAGGCCGCCAAGAAATCTTCGGCGAAGAAATCGCCCAAGAAAGCGGTCAAGAAAGCGCCCAAGAAAGCCGCCAAGAAGAAAAAGAAGGCCAAGAAGTCGAAGCGCTGA
- a CDS encoding DUF2177 family protein, with protein MKRYIVLYLATLIVLVPVDFVFLGIVAKGFFTAQVGDMLGEIRPLPAILFYLLYVVGILIFVSGPREATSQSALLYGALFGLFCYATFELTSLSLLKHWTWPVAAVDVSWGSFVTAVSATAGLAIADWLTPRN; from the coding sequence GTGAAACGGTACATCGTTCTCTATCTGGCGACGCTGATCGTGCTGGTCCCAGTGGATTTTGTCTTTCTCGGCATCGTCGCCAAGGGCTTTTTCACCGCGCAAGTCGGCGACATGCTGGGCGAGATCAGGCCTCTCCCGGCGATCCTGTTCTATTTGCTCTACGTGGTCGGCATCCTGATTTTCGTCAGCGGCCCGCGCGAGGCGACCTCGCAATCGGCGCTGCTTTACGGCGCGCTGTTCGGATTGTTCTGCTACGCGACCTTCGAGCTGACGTCGCTGTCGCTCTTGAAGCACTGGACCTGGCCGGTCGCGGCGGTCGATGTGTCCTGGGGGTCGTTCGTCACCGCGGTGTCGGCGACCGCAGGGCTTGCGATCGCCGATTGGCTGACGCCGCGAAACTAG
- a CDS encoding peroxiredoxin, protein MALQIGAVAPDFEAETTDGRIKFHDWIGNSWALLFSHPKDFTPVCTTELGALAKLKPEFDKRGVKLMGLSVDPVEKHAKWSEDIRETQGAAPNYPMIGDTDFNVSKLYDMLPASTSGDPATRTAADNQTVRNVFVIGPDKKIKLVMVYPMTTGRNFQEILRSIDSLQMTAKHRVATPADWKQGEDVIIAGSVSDDEAKTIYPQGWKSPKPYIRIVPQPK, encoded by the coding sequence ATGGCTCTCCAGATAGGCGCTGTGGCCCCGGATTTCGAGGCCGAAACCACCGACGGCAGGATCAAGTTTCATGACTGGATCGGTAACAGCTGGGCGCTCCTGTTCTCGCACCCGAAGGATTTTACGCCGGTCTGCACCACCGAACTCGGCGCGCTGGCCAAGCTGAAGCCGGAATTCGACAAGCGGGGCGTCAAGCTGATGGGGCTTAGCGTCGACCCCGTGGAAAAACACGCGAAATGGTCCGAGGACATCAGGGAGACGCAAGGCGCGGCGCCGAACTATCCGATGATCGGCGACACCGATTTCAACGTGTCGAAACTGTACGACATGCTGCCGGCCTCGACCTCCGGCGACCCCGCGACGCGCACCGCTGCCGATAACCAGACCGTCCGCAACGTCTTCGTCATCGGTCCGGACAAGAAGATAAAGCTGGTGATGGTCTATCCGATGACCACTGGGCGCAATTTCCAGGAGATCCTGCGCTCGATCGATTCGTTGCAGATGACCGCCAAGCATCGCGTCGCGACACCCGCCGACTGGAAACAGGGCGAGGACGTCATCATCGCAGGCTCGGTCAGCGACGACGAGGCCAAGACGATCTATCCGCAGGGCTGGAAATCGCCGAAGCCTTACATCCGGATCGTGCCGCAGCCGAAGTGA
- a CDS encoding alkaline phosphatase family protein, whose protein sequence is MRRSLALLSAGLTLLSAGTALAQNATPHNLILFVPDGLRALKVTPETAPAMAAVRDKGVNFKNPHSLFPTFTMANASGMSTGHFLGDTGTFSNTIFTGYTVKPAGDTVVPFIENDAVIGDIDEHFGGNYLNEETILKLARAQGFSTAAIGKVGPTLIFDHTDRADRPGLHSIVIDDSTGAKNGVPLSDEMTAALTKANLPLVAPSRGDNGKAGDAKTPGTLVANTAQQAYFADVASKVVLPMFKDRKKPFVLVFWSRDPDGTQHNTGDSLNTVTPGINGPTSMAGIKNADNNLAQLRKALDDLGLSATTDVMVSADHGFSTISKESKTSPAAKASYEDTPKDFLPMGFVAIDLAKALGLPLFDPNDKNAPVADNAHPKAGNGVLGQDPAKPDLVVATNGGSDLIYLPNKDKKLAERTIKALLEQDYVSGLFVDDSLGRFPGTLPMSEIALKGKAATPNPSIVVNFRSYVAGCDEPTNCSVEVADTVLRQGQGMHGSFGRGDTMNFMAAIGPDFKAGYVDPLPVSNADVGMTIAQLMGLHAVAAGGLVGRVMSEALPNGITPKASDAKIVSKPASNGLQTVVKYQRVLSQRYFDVAGFPGRTVGLDAESGKQKTAGK, encoded by the coding sequence ATGCGCCGCTCACTCGCGTTGCTGTCCGCCGGCCTGACCTTGCTTTCCGCCGGTACCGCGCTTGCGCAAAACGCCACGCCCCACAATCTCATCCTGTTCGTGCCCGACGGATTGCGCGCGCTGAAAGTCACCCCCGAGACCGCGCCTGCGATGGCCGCGGTCCGCGACAAGGGTGTCAACTTCAAGAATCCGCACTCGCTGTTCCCGACCTTCACCATGGCCAATGCCTCGGGCATGTCGACCGGGCATTTTCTCGGTGACACCGGAACCTTCAGCAACACGATCTTCACCGGCTACACGGTCAAGCCTGCCGGCGATACCGTTGTCCCCTTCATCGAAAACGATGCGGTGATCGGCGATATCGACGAGCATTTCGGCGGCAATTATCTGAACGAGGAAACGATCCTGAAGCTGGCGCGGGCGCAAGGCTTCAGCACCGCGGCGATCGGCAAGGTCGGCCCGACGCTGATTTTCGACCATACCGACCGCGCCGACCGTCCCGGACTGCATTCGATCGTGATCGATGATTCGACCGGCGCCAAGAACGGCGTGCCGCTCTCCGACGAAATGACGGCGGCGCTGACGAAAGCCAATCTTCCGCTGGTCGCACCCTCGCGCGGCGACAACGGCAAGGCCGGTGACGCCAAGACGCCGGGGACGCTGGTCGCAAATACCGCGCAGCAGGCCTATTTCGCCGACGTCGCAAGCAAGGTCGTGCTGCCGATGTTCAAGGACCGCAAGAAGCCGTTCGTGCTGGTGTTCTGGTCGCGCGATCCCGACGGCACCCAGCACAATACCGGCGACAGCCTCAACACCGTGACACCCGGGATCAACGGCCCCACATCGATGGCCGGTATCAAGAATGCCGACAACAATCTGGCGCAGTTGCGCAAGGCGCTCGACGATCTCGGCCTCTCCGCCACCACCGACGTCATGGTGTCGGCCGATCACGGATTCTCGACGATCTCGAAGGAGAGCAAGACCAGCCCCGCGGCGAAAGCAAGCTACGAGGATACGCCGAAGGATTTCCTGCCGATGGGCTTTGTCGCCATCGATCTCGCCAAAGCGCTTGGCTTGCCGCTGTTCGATCCCAACGACAAGAACGCACCCGTCGCCGACAATGCTCACCCCAAGGCCGGAAACGGCGTGCTCGGGCAAGACCCGGCAAAACCCGATCTGGTGGTTGCCACCAATGGCGGATCTGACCTGATCTATTTGCCGAACAAGGACAAGAAGCTCGCCGAGCGCACCATCAAGGCGCTGCTCGAGCAGGACTATGTCAGCGGATTATTCGTTGACGACAGTCTCGGACGCTTCCCGGGCACGCTGCCGATGTCGGAGATCGCGCTGAAGGGCAAAGCGGCGACGCCGAACCCGTCGATCGTGGTCAATTTCCGTTCCTATGTGGCCGGATGCGACGAGCCGACCAACTGCTCGGTCGAAGTCGCCGACACCGTGCTGCGCCAGGGCCAGGGCATGCATGGCAGTTTCGGTCGCGGCGACACCATGAATTTCATGGCCGCGATCGGGCCGGATTTCAAAGCCGGCTATGTCGATCCGCTGCCGGTCAGCAATGCCGATGTCGGCATGACCATCGCCCAGCTCATGGGCTTGCACGCCGTTGCCGCAGGCGGACTGGTCGGCCGGGTGATGTCGGAAGCCCTGCCCAACGGCATAACCCCGAAGGCGTCAGACGCAAAGATCGTCTCCAAGCCGGCCTCGAACGGCCTGCAGACGGTCGTGAAGTACCAGCGCGTGCTGTCGCAGCGCTATTTCGACGTGGCGGGATTTCCGGGCCGGACGGTCGGGCTCGACGCGGAAAGCGGCAAACAAAAAACGGCGGGGAAATAA
- a CDS encoding Crp/Fnr family transcriptional regulator, which translates to MPRADLTIPLPGPPGGSAACEFLLQSPQTPSMSQNCQAGPAMKDDASFSVLTGNNIDARPVKAGGVIFREGDEAHELFVIKSGEVRIQIGNRTITELTADCVFGEMALIDNEPRSATAIAITDVELVAVSEKQFLFLVSQTPYFALKVMRVLAQRLRATNKTFG; encoded by the coding sequence TTGCCGCGGGCGGACCTGACGATCCCCTTGCCTGGACCGCCAGGCGGCAGCGCGGCTTGCGAGTTCTTGCTCCAAAGCCCTCAGACCCCTAGCATGTCACAAAACTGTCAAGCGGGGCCGGCGATGAAGGATGATGCGAGTTTTAGCGTATTGACGGGCAATAATATCGATGCCCGGCCGGTGAAAGCCGGGGGCGTCATCTTTCGGGAGGGCGACGAGGCTCACGAACTCTTCGTCATCAAAAGCGGCGAGGTCCGAATCCAGATCGGCAACCGAACCATCACCGAGCTTACCGCGGACTGCGTTTTCGGCGAAATGGCGCTGATCGACAACGAACCGCGCAGCGCGACCGCTATCGCGATCACCGATGTCGAGCTTGTCGCGGTGTCGGAAAAGCAATTCCTGTTTCTGGTAAGCCAGACCCCCTATTTCGCCCTCAAGGTGATGCGTGTCCTCGCGCAGCGGCTGCGGGCAACAAACAAGACCTTCGGCTGA
- a CDS encoding thermonuclease family protein has translation MLFILVLLLFSPVQSFAAGAIVRDGATLQLADTTYRLDGIDAPELDQMCIDEHADPWACGVEARDQLSKLIGGRQVRCEDLGLATPYKKRHVGICTVEGETANLNQLLVRQGFALNFEPYARGRFREDEAGAKDDRRGLWKGCFVAPQEFRHGRKDGALLGASCRADKDREIRAALFPEEPAMPSGCSIKGKFAVRARFTGNVGVYHLQGCRSYPALTQPDRWFCSEDDAQAAGFRRAYNCRGRT, from the coding sequence ATGCTCTTCATCCTGGTTCTGCTACTTTTCTCGCCTGTCCAAAGCTTCGCCGCCGGCGCGATCGTCAGGGACGGCGCTACCCTTCAGCTTGCCGATACGACGTACCGGCTCGACGGGATCGATGCACCGGAGCTGGACCAGATGTGCATCGACGAGCACGCCGACCCCTGGGCCTGCGGCGTCGAAGCGCGCGATCAATTATCGAAACTGATTGGTGGCCGCCAGGTGCGCTGCGAGGATCTGGGCCTGGCGACGCCCTACAAGAAACGACATGTCGGTATCTGCACCGTCGAGGGTGAAACGGCCAATCTGAACCAGCTTCTGGTCCGTCAGGGTTTTGCCTTGAATTTCGAACCTTATGCGAGGGGACGATTCAGGGAAGACGAGGCCGGCGCCAAGGACGATCGCCGCGGGCTTTGGAAAGGCTGCTTCGTCGCCCCGCAGGAATTTCGCCATGGGCGAAAGGATGGCGCCCTGTTGGGCGCCTCGTGCCGGGCCGACAAGGACCGCGAGATACGCGCGGCGCTGTTTCCGGAGGAGCCGGCCATGCCGTCGGGTTGCAGCATCAAGGGCAAGTTTGCCGTGCGCGCCCGCTTCACCGGCAATGTAGGGGTCTATCACTTGCAGGGCTGCCGCAGTTACCCCGCGCTGACACAACCGGATCGCTGGTTCTGTTCCGAAGACGACGCCCAGGCGGCAGGATTCCGGCGGGCCTACAATTGCCGCGGGCGGACCTGA
- a CDS encoding alpha-ketoglutarate-dependent dioxygenase AlkB has translation MTQLALFPNPRTGPAGLRYQPEFISQTTERELVSRISELPLQPFQFGAFEGKRRVASFGFRYDYEQRKLREADPIPTWLTPIIAAVEKFGDLPGGSVRQILCTEYDVGVGIGWHRDKPHFDKVFGLSLEASCRFRFRRAVGDKWERFALAAEPRSLYMMSGESRHVWEHSIPAVEQRRYSITFRTMKAEGR, from the coding sequence GTGACGCAGCTTGCCCTTTTTCCGAACCCCCGCACCGGCCCCGCGGGCCTGCGCTACCAGCCTGAATTCATCTCGCAGACGACTGAACGCGAACTCGTCTCCCGCATTTCGGAGCTGCCGCTGCAGCCGTTTCAGTTCGGCGCGTTCGAGGGCAAAAGGCGGGTCGCCTCGTTCGGCTTCCGCTACGATTACGAGCAGAGAAAGCTGCGAGAAGCTGACCCAATCCCTACATGGCTCACACCGATCATTGCTGCGGTCGAGAAGTTCGGCGATCTGCCGGGCGGAAGCGTTCGCCAGATCCTTTGCACCGAATACGATGTCGGCGTCGGCATCGGGTGGCACCGCGATAAGCCACACTTCGACAAAGTGTTCGGGCTCTCGCTGGAAGCTTCTTGCAGGTTTCGGTTTCGCCGCGCCGTCGGAGACAAATGGGAGCGCTTCGCGCTCGCCGCCGAACCGCGCTCGCTCTACATGATGAGCGGCGAATCCCGCCACGTGTGGGAGCACAGCATCCCCGCGGTCGAGCAGCGTCGATACTCGATCACTTTCAGAACAATGAAAGCTGAGGGGCGTTGA
- the greA gene encoding transcription elongation factor GreA, with protein MSRAFVNEDHFVEDLPDRALSEHPNYVTQRGLELIEAALEVARRSHGEAQAAGDRDALAKAARDLRYWNSRRASAQLVAPDPDISNVQFGSTVTIVRDDGRQQTFRIVGEDEADPAHGTISHASPLARALLRKAVGDVVRAGRDEAEITAIE; from the coding sequence ATGAGCAGAGCCTTTGTAAACGAAGACCATTTCGTCGAGGACTTGCCGGATCGCGCCCTTTCCGAGCATCCGAATTATGTCACCCAGCGTGGATTGGAATTGATCGAGGCGGCGCTGGAGGTGGCACGGCGGAGCCATGGCGAAGCCCAGGCGGCGGGCGACCGCGATGCGCTGGCGAAGGCCGCGCGCGATCTTCGTTACTGGAATTCCCGACGCGCCAGCGCGCAGCTCGTCGCCCCCGATCCCGATATTTCCAATGTTCAGTTCGGAAGTACCGTGACGATCGTTCGCGATGATGGACGGCAGCAGACCTTTCGCATCGTCGGAGAGGACGAGGCCGATCCCGCGCACGGAACGATCTCGCACGCGTCTCCGCTCGCCCGCGCACTTCTCAGGAAGGCCGTCGGAGATGTCGTCAGGGCCGGGCGCGACGAGGCCGAGATAACGGCAATCGAATAA
- a CDS encoding acetyl-CoA carboxylase biotin carboxylase subunit — protein MFKRILIANRGEIACRIIKTARRMGIETVAVYSEADRDALHVEMADDAVLIGPPAAAESYLLMNKIIEACRKTGAEAVHPGYGFLSEREAFPRALSEAGIVFIGPNAGAIAAMGDKIESKKAAAKAKVSTVPGHLGVIEDEKHAVRIADEIGYPVMIKASAGGGGKGMRIAHSKSEVAEGFNLAKAEAKSSFGDDRVFIEKFIVDPRHIEIQVLGDKHGKVIYLGERECSIQRRNQKVIEEAPSPLLDETTRRQMGEQAVALAKAVNYDSAGTVEFVAGQDKSFFFLEMNTRLQVEHPVTELITGIDLVEQMIRVAAGEKLALAQKDVTLTGWAVETRVYAEDPFRNFLPSIGRLVKYRPPAESTADGITVRNDTGVQEGGEISIYYDPMIAKLVTHAPSRAAAIEAQSTALDSFYIDGIRHNIPFLSALMNHPRWRGGNLSTGFIAEEFPKGFAVRTPEGEIARRLAAVGAAIDHVIGERKRQISGQMNGRLVQRERRRAVWLERDEIALDVAREAAGIAVRFVGADGTLGAPHLLVSPWVPGDPVWQGTIDGHIVAMQVRPIANGFRLAHQGFEVAVNVFTETEATAARLMPVGAKADTGKKLLCPMPGLVVSIAVTEGQEVKAGETLAVVEAMKMQNVLRAERDGTVKKIHAAAGATLAVDALILEFA, from the coding sequence ATGTTCAAACGAATTCTGATCGCCAATCGCGGCGAGATCGCCTGCCGGATCATCAAGACTGCCCGCCGCATGGGAATAGAGACGGTTGCGGTCTACTCCGAGGCCGACCGCGACGCGCTCCATGTCGAAATGGCCGACGATGCCGTCCTGATCGGACCGCCGGCCGCGGCCGAGAGCTACCTCTTGATGAACAAGATCATCGAGGCCTGCCGCAAGACGGGCGCCGAGGCGGTGCATCCCGGCTACGGTTTCCTGTCCGAGCGCGAAGCCTTTCCGCGCGCGCTGTCCGAGGCCGGTATCGTCTTCATCGGCCCCAATGCCGGGGCGATCGCCGCCATGGGCGACAAGATCGAATCGAAAAAGGCCGCAGCGAAGGCAAAAGTTTCGACGGTGCCGGGCCACCTCGGCGTCATCGAAGACGAAAAGCATGCAGTGAGAATCGCCGACGAAATTGGCTATCCCGTAATGATAAAAGCCTCCGCCGGCGGCGGCGGCAAGGGCATGCGGATCGCGCATTCGAAGTCGGAAGTGGCGGAAGGGTTCAACCTCGCCAAGGCGGAAGCCAAGTCCTCGTTCGGCGACGATCGCGTTTTCATCGAGAAGTTCATCGTCGATCCCCGCCACATCGAGATCCAGGTGCTGGGCGACAAGCACGGCAAGGTGATCTATCTCGGCGAGCGTGAATGCTCGATCCAGCGCCGCAATCAGAAGGTGATCGAGGAAGCGCCGTCGCCGCTGCTCGATGAAACCACCCGCCGCCAGATGGGCGAACAGGCGGTGGCGCTGGCGAAAGCCGTCAATTACGATTCCGCCGGCACGGTCGAATTCGTCGCCGGCCAGGACAAGAGCTTTTTTTTCCTCGAGATGAACACCCGCCTGCAGGTCGAGCACCCCGTCACCGAGTTGATCACCGGGATCGACCTGGTCGAGCAGATGATCCGGGTCGCCGCCGGCGAGAAGCTCGCGTTGGCGCAAAAGGACGTCACGCTGACCGGCTGGGCGGTGGAGACGCGGGTTTATGCCGAAGACCCGTTCCGCAATTTTCTGCCGTCGATCGGCCGGCTGGTGAAATACCGGCCGCCCGCTGAAAGCACCGCGGATGGCATCACCGTGCGCAACGACACCGGCGTGCAGGAGGGCGGCGAGATCTCGATCTATTACGATCCGATGATCGCCAAACTCGTCACCCATGCACCTTCGCGGGCGGCTGCCATCGAGGCGCAATCGACCGCGCTCGATTCGTTCTACATCGACGGCATCCGCCACAACATTCCGTTCCTCTCGGCGCTGATGAACCATCCGCGCTGGCGCGGCGGCAATCTTTCCACCGGCTTTATCGCGGAAGAATTTCCGAAGGGGTTTGCGGTCCGAACCCCCGAAGGCGAGATCGCGCGACGCTTGGCCGCGGTCGGGGCTGCGATCGATCATGTGATCGGCGAGCGCAAGCGGCAGATTTCGGGCCAGATGAACGGCCGGCTGGTGCAGCGCGAGCGCCGCCGCGCGGTGTGGCTCGAGCGTGACGAGATCGCGCTCGATGTTGCCCGCGAGGCGGCCGGGATCGCGGTACGGTTTGTTGGCGCCGACGGCACGCTCGGCGCACCGCATCTTCTGGTCTCGCCCTGGGTGCCGGGTGACCCGGTTTGGCAGGGCACCATCGACGGGCATATCGTGGCGATGCAGGTGCGCCCGATCGCCAACGGCTTTCGCCTCGCGCATCAGGGGTTCGAGGTCGCGGTCAACGTCTTCACGGAGACCGAGGCTACGGCGGCGCGGCTGATGCCGGTCGGCGCCAAGGCTGATACCGGCAAGAAACTATTGTGTCCGATGCCCGGGCTCGTGGTGTCGATCGCTGTGACCGAGGGCCAGGAGGTCAAGGCCGGCGAGACGCTCGCGGTGGTCGAGGCGATGAAGATGCAGAACGTGCTGCGCGCCGAGCGCGACGGCACGGTGAAGAAAATCCACGCCGCCGCCGGCGCGACGCTGGCGGTCGATGCGCTGATCTTGGAATTTGCGTAA
- a CDS encoding isocitrate lyase/PEP mutase family protein: protein MTFQKRRVALRSILSGSTCIRPGSVYDAISIRIAEDLGFEVGMFGGSVASLAVLGDPDVALITLTELAEQMRRMSRAAALPVLVDADHGYGNALNVRRTVEELEIAGAAGLTIEDTLLPQAFGQTATQLIPLSEGVGKMKAALDARDDPELVIIGRTGAASITSLDDAIARAKAYEATGVDALFVTGIKARSELEAIARATTLPIVLGGAPEEMSDLGYLASQRVRIALQGHAPIAAATQAVYETLKALGEGQSPKSLKGLASSELTGRVMRDADVKARSAEFLGLKK, encoded by the coding sequence ATGACTTTCCAAAAGCGCCGTGTTGCCTTGCGTTCGATCCTGTCGGGATCGACGTGCATTCGGCCCGGCTCGGTCTATGACGCGATATCGATCCGCATTGCCGAGGACCTCGGTTTTGAAGTCGGCATGTTCGGGGGATCGGTGGCCTCGCTCGCGGTGCTCGGCGACCCCGACGTCGCGCTGATCACGCTGACGGAGCTGGCCGAGCAGATGCGCCGGATGTCGCGCGCGGCAGCCTTGCCGGTTCTGGTCGATGCCGACCATGGCTACGGCAACGCGCTCAATGTCCGCCGCACCGTGGAGGAACTGGAAATTGCGGGCGCCGCCGGCCTCACCATCGAGGACACTTTGCTGCCGCAGGCCTTTGGGCAGACTGCGACGCAACTGATTCCGCTTAGCGAAGGCGTCGGCAAGATGAAGGCGGCGCTCGATGCGCGCGACGATCCGGAGTTGGTCATCATCGGCCGCACGGGTGCTGCATCGATCACCTCGCTCGATGATGCGATCGCGCGCGCCAAAGCCTATGAGGCGACGGGTGTCGATGCGCTGTTCGTCACCGGCATCAAGGCGCGATCCGAACTGGAGGCGATCGCCCGTGCGACGACACTGCCGATCGTGCTCGGCGGCGCGCCCGAAGAAATGTCCGATCTCGGTTACCTCGCTTCGCAACGGGTGCGGATCGCGCTGCAGGGCCATGCGCCGATCGCCGCCGCGACGCAGGCGGTCTACGAGACGCTCAAAGCCTTGGGCGAGGGCCAGTCACCGAAAAGCCTGAAGGGCCTGGCGTCCTCCGAACTGACCGGGCGCGTGATGCGCGATGCGGACGTCAAAGCGCGCAGCGCTGAGTTTCTCGGTCTGAAGAAATAG
- a CDS encoding acylphosphatase — translation MSDAIRHVTIRGRVQGVGYRAWVEHRAQAHLLEGWVRNRRDGSVEAVFAGPADAVADMVALCRRGPSSARVDAVQEEPAGPDALKLRAAGERFSVLPTI, via the coding sequence ATGAGCGACGCGATCCGCCACGTGACGATCCGGGGCAGGGTGCAGGGCGTCGGCTACCGCGCCTGGGTCGAGCACCGGGCCCAGGCGCACTTGCTCGAGGGCTGGGTGCGCAACCGCAGGGACGGCAGTGTCGAGGCGGTGTTTGCGGGGCCTGCGGATGCCGTCGCCGACATGGTTGCGTTATGCCGTCGCGGGCCGTCATCGGCGCGGGTCGATGCCGTGCAGGAGGAACCCGCTGGTCCCGACGCGCTGAAGCTGCGGGCGGCCGGCGAGCGGTTTTCGGTACTCCCGACAATTTGA